Proteins from one Nicotiana tabacum cultivar K326 chromosome 23, ASM71507v2, whole genome shotgun sequence genomic window:
- the LOC107799641 gene encoding desiccation-related protein PCC13-62-like: MRLNQFSALFFLLLLLPSLSYAIEAANHEFFMDCENNDNYHVGKSDVDLLEFPLNLEYLEAEFFLWAAFGRGLDSFSPDLAAGGPPPIGARIAKLSPLIKDVIAQFGFQEVGHLRAIKKTVAGFPRPLLNLSAESFGTIMNDAFGHPLEPPFNPYANDINFLLASYVVPYVGLTGYVGANPKLQSPTAKKLAAGLLGVESGQDAVLRTLLYQRAIEKVEPYGITVAEFTSRISKLRNKLGHRGLKDEGLIVKPKEGAEGKIKGNVLAGDKHSLAYDRTPEEILRIVYGTGKENKPGGFFPKGGDGRIAKSHLGKIKKSEG, encoded by the exons ATGAGACTAAATCAGTTTTCTGcactattttttcttcttctactacTACCAAGTTTAAGTTATGCCATTGAAGCTGCTAATCATGAGTTTTTTATGGATTgtgaaaataatgataattaTCATGTGGGAAAATCAGACGTGGATTTATTAGAATTTCCACTGAATTTAGAGTACTTAGAAGCTGAATTTTTCTTGTGGGCAGCTTTTGGGCGTGGCTTGGATAGCTTCTCACCTGACCTTGCCGCCGGTGGGCCGCCACCAATTGGTGCCAGAATTGCCAAACTTAGCCCTCTTATTAAAGATGTTATTGCCCAGTTTGGTTTCCAAGAAGTTGGTCATTTGAG GGCAATCAAGAAGACAGTAGCAGGATTTCCAAGACCATTGCTAAATCTTAGCGCTGAGTCATTTGGCACAATTATGAACGATGCATTTGGACATCCTCTGGAACCACCTTTCAATCCATACGCTAATGACATTAACTTTCTTCTTGCATCATATGTTGTTCCTTACGTTGGACTTACCGGATATGTTGGAGCTAATCCTAAACTCCAGAGTCCTACTGCTAAAAAG TTAGCAGCAGGATTATTAGGTGTGGAATCAGGGCAAGATGCAGTTCTAAGGACATTACTATATCAGAGAGCAATAGAGAAGGTGGAACCCTACGGGATAACAGTGGCGGAATTCACGAGCCGGATATCGAAACTGAGGAACAAGCTAGGACACCGAGGATTGAAAGATGAAGGGCTAATTGTGAAACCAAAGGAAGGTGCTGAAGGGAAGATAAAAGGGAACGTGCTGGCCGGCGACAAACACTCCCTTGCCTATGATCGGACGCCGGAGGAAATACTCCGGATAGTGTACGGAACCGGAAAAGAGAATAAACCGGGTGGGTTTTTTCCTAAGGGAGGTGACGGTCGGATTGCCAAATCCCATCTTGGAAAAATTAAGAAATCTGAAGGCTAA